A region of Lycium barbarum isolate Lr01 chromosome 1, ASM1917538v2, whole genome shotgun sequence DNA encodes the following proteins:
- the LOC132632553 gene encoding uncharacterized protein LOC132632553, translating into MGMMVRMYTWVQELEETLHIFKVPNLQRVIYATDMFINHAYRWWNEVMSKRYRDNLGAVTKWKEFKRLMEEKFAPKYFREKYCGEYDRGPTRSRKEKYEGSLNKYATRNNAKREDLRNNQDVTPLSYIHSKGRSRDASYGVNHRHEVESLFYKSNEVLMSKEEKSFATYNNEHLSGVQGNVATLNYTSSASSDRSVSCHKSLGARNCLEKVNENHVSSSSPYLKDLTPTSTCAIVSSFEKNVELPTCDKNDNSCVENVVGCKNCAFGEVVESSTSLVTNANDKVVPGNEDLLVRKSLSTCLNEEEESTQRHNIFYTRCLVLERMCTLVVNGASCDNLISATLVKELKLDF; encoded by the coding sequence ATGGGAATGATGGTCCGGATGTATACTTGGGTCCAAGAGCTTGAAGAGACACTTCACATCTTCAAAGTTCCTAACTTACAAAGAGTAATTTATGCCACTGACATGTTCATAAATCATGCTTATCGATGGTGGAACGAAGTGATGAGTAAAAGGTATAGAGATAACCTAGGTGCCGTCACAAAGTGGAAAGAATTTAAGAGGCTCATGGAAGAGAAATTTGCTCCTAAATATTTTCGAGAAAAATATTGTGGTGAATATGATAGAGGACCCACTCGGAGCAGAAAGGAAAAGTATGAGGGAAGTTTAAATAAATATGCAACAAGGAATAATGCCAAAAGAGAAGACTTAAGGAATAATCAAGATGTGACTCCTTTGTCATATATTCACTCGAAAGGAAGATCAAGAGATGCTTCTTATGGTGTCAACCATAGACATGAAGTTGAGAGCCTTTTTTACAAGTCAAATGAAGTCCTCATGTCTAAAGAAGAAAagtcctttgctacttataacaATGAGCATTTGAGTGGAGTGCAAGGTAACGTGGCTACACTTAATTATACTTCTAGTGCTAGTAGTGATAGAAGTGTGTCTTGTCATAAATCTTTGGGAGCTAGAAATTGTTTAGAGAAGGTGAATGAAAATCATGTTAGTTCTAGTAGTCCTTACTTAAAGGATCTTACTCCTACTTCTACTTGTGCAATTGTGTCATCTTTTGAGAAAAATGTTGAATTGCCTACTTGTGATAAAAATGATAATTCTTGTGTAGAAAATGTTGTGGGATGTAAAAATTGTGCCTTTGGTGAAGTTGTTGAAAGTAGTACTTCTTTAGTGACAAATGCAAATGATAAGGTTGTGCCTGGGAATGAAGATTTGCTCGTAAGGAAATCTTTATCTACTTGTTTGAATGAAGAGGAAGAAAGTACACAAAGGCATAATATTTTCTACACTAGATGCCTTGTTTTGGAAAGGATGTGCACTTTGGTAGTGAATGGTGCTAGCTGTGATAACTTGATTAGTGCTACCTTGGTGAAGGAATTAAAGTTAGACTTTTAA